Proteins encoded by one window of Branchiostoma floridae strain S238N-H82 chromosome 6, Bfl_VNyyK, whole genome shotgun sequence:
- the LOC118418059 gene encoding uncharacterized protein LOC118418059 isoform X3, which yields MADNGRDAPGSHPGPPHPGPPHPGPDFDVHYHDGYLDWMGFVIALIILIVVVKVIILICWLCGRNKRQGYVRLQGGANNTYHAADATAYTYPVHPSPAQPSAPPPYQNPYQAKDFSTMATAPPAYTAENPPPYSAPRT from the exons ATGGCTGACAACGGCAGGGATGCCCCCGGCTCGCACCCCGGGCCCCCCCACCCTGGACCCCCCCACCCCGGGCCAGACTTCGATGTGCACTACCATGATGGGTACCTGGACTGGATGGGGTTTGT CATTGCTTTGATCATCCTGATTGTTGTGGTGAAAGTGATCATCTTGATCTGCTGGCTGTGCGGGCGGAACAAGCGGCAGGGCTACGTCCGGCTGCAAGGGGGCGCTAACAACACGTACCACGCTGCGGACGCCACAGCCTACACGTACCCCGTACACCCCAGCCCCGCCCAACCGTCCGCACCGCCCCCGTACCAGAACCCGTACCAGGCCAAGGACTTCAGCACG ATGGCCACCGCTCCACCGGCCTACACAGCAGAGAACCCCCCACCCTACTCTGCACCCAGAACGTGA
- the LOC118418059 gene encoding uncharacterized protein LOC118418059 isoform X2, with translation MADNGRDAPGSHPGPPHPGPPHPGPDFDVHYHDGYLDWMGFVTALIILIVVVKVIILICWLCGRNKRQGYVRLQGGANNTYHAADATAYTYPVHPSPAQPSAPPPYQNPYQAKDFSTMATAPPAYTAENPPPYSAPRT, from the exons ATGGCTGACAACGGCAGGGATGCCCCCGGCTCGCACCCCGGGCCCCCCCACCCTGGACCCCCCCACCCCGGGCCAGACTTCGATGTGCACTACCATGATGGGTACCTGGACTGGATGGGGTTTGT CACTGCTTTGATCATCCTGATTGTTGTGGTGAAAGTGATCATCTTGATCTGCTGGCTGTGCGGGCGGAACAAGCGGCAGGGCTACGTCCGGCTGCAAGGGGGCGCTAACAACACGTACCACGCTGCGGACGCCACAGCCTACACGTACCCCGTACACCCCAGCCCCGCCCAACCGTCCGCACCGCCACCGTACCAGAACCCGTACCAGGCCAAGGACTTCAGCACG ATGGCCACCGCTCCACCGGCCTACACAGCAGAGAACCCCCCACCCTACTCTGCACCCAGAACGTGA
- the LOC118418059 gene encoding uncharacterized protein LOC118418059 isoform X1 — translation MADNGRDAPGSHPGPPHPGPPHPGPDFDVHYHDGYLDWMGFVTALIILIVVVKVIILICWLCGRNKRQGYVRLQGGANNTYHAADATAYTYPVHPSPAQPSAPPPYQNPYQAKDFSTMATAPPAYTAENPPPYSAPTM, via the exons ATGGCTGACAACGGCAGGGATGCCCCCGGCTCGCACCCCGGGCCCCCCCACCCTGGACCCCCCCACCCCGGGCCAGACTTCGATGTGCACTACCATGATGGGTACCTGGACTGGATGGGGTTTGT CACTGCTTTGATCATCCTGATTGTTGTGGTGAAAGTGATCATCTTGATCTGCTGGCTGTGCGGGCGGAACAAGCGGCAGGGCTACGTCCGGCTGCAAGGGGGCGCTAACAACACGTACCACGCTGCGGACGCCACAGCCTACACGTACCCCGTACACCCCAGCCCCGCCCAACCGTCCGCACCGCCACCGTACCAGAACCCGTACCAGGCCAAGGACTTCAGCACG ATGGCCACCGCTCCCCCGGCATACACAGCAGAGAACCCCCCACCCTACTCTGCACCCACGATGTGA